The genomic window TACTTCAGCTGCTGAAGGACTCCCAGTCTCCAGACACAGCCACACAGAGAGCTGTGCAGGAAGTatcctctcaaacacacagcagtGTGTCTGCgtacgagagagagcgaggctgTGTGATTGTTTTCCATACTCCATAATGTGTCTCATCGGGGTGTGAGTGAAAGATAAGTCATGAATGTGTGCGGGATTGTTGGTGATTTGCCATGTTGATTGTTTTGTCAGTGAAGGGGTGTTCCTTAACAGTGTGTAGAAACTGGAACAGCTCAACCAGTTCCCAGACTTCAACAACTATCTCATCTTCGTCCTTACAAGCCTCAAATCagagggtaagtgtgtgtaagatCTATATAAAATGGTTGTGAGCATTAGTCAGTGGTTACTAATCGTTCCCTCTTTCCTATCAAACCACCCCCTTCTCTGTAGATGAGCCGACCCGTTCTCTAAGTGGTCTCATATTGAAGAACAATGTGAAGGCCCACTACCAGAACTTTCCTCCTCTGGTCGCTGACTTCATCAAGAGGGAATGTCTCAACAACATCGGAGATCCCTCACCCCTCATCAGAGCAACCatcggtaagagagagagagtgtgtgtgtgtgtgctgcaaaGTGAGTCAGGATGTGTGGGTGGTTGAGCCTTCGCAGGTACTGGTGTCAGTCTGTGGGGGAGTATGCGTTAATCAGCaagctgaagtgtgtgtgtgtgtattcaactttcagtttcaagttttaatgtcacatacaGTGAAATTCCTTCTTGCAGCTCTAAACCATCAATACAGTAATCGATAGTAGTACTAAGAATAACAAGGAAGAACAGAAACCCACAATAAATAATGTtgtgtataaatgtgtgtgttagtgtgtgtgtgtcagtgtgtgtgtgtctattagttagtgtgtgtctattagttagtgtgtgtctattagttagtgtgtgtctattagttagtgtgtgtctattagttagtgtgtgtgtctattagttagtgtgtgtgtctattagttagtgtgtgtgtctattagttagtgtgtgtctattagttagtgtgtgtgtgtgcctattagttagtgtgtgtgtgtgcctattagttagtgtgtgtgtctattagttagtgtgtgtgtctattagttagtgtgtgtgtctattagttagtgtgtgtgtctattagttagtgtgtgtgtctattagttagtgtgtgtctattagttagtgtgtgtgtctattagtgtgtgtgtgtgtctattagttagtgtgtgtgtgtgcctattagttagtgtgtgtgtctattagttagtgtgtgtgtctattagttagtgtgtgtgtctattagttagtgtgtgtgtctattagttagtgtgtgtgtctattagttagtgtgtgtgtctattagttagtgtgtgtctattagttagtgtgtgtgtctattagtgtgtgtgtgtgtgtctattagttagtgtgtgtgtgtgtctattagttagtgtgtgtgtgtgtctattagttagtgtgtgtgtgtgtctattagttagtgtgtgtgtgtgtctattagttagtgtgtgtgtgtgtctattagttagtgtgtgtgtgtgtctattagttagtgtgtgtgtgtctattagttagtgtgtgtgtgtctattagttagtgtgtgtgtgtctattagttagtgtgtgtgtctattagttagtgtgtgtgtctattagttagtgtgtgtgtgtgtctattagttagtgtgtgtgtgtgtctattagttagtgtgtgtgtgtgtctattagttagtgtgtgtgtgtctattagttagtgtgtgtgtgtgcctattagttagtgtgtgtgtgtgcctattagttagtgtgtgtgtgtgcctattagttagtgtgtgtgtgtgcctattagttagtgtgtgtgtgcctattagttagtgtgtgtgtgtgcctattagttagttagtgtgtgtgtgtgcctattagttagttagtgtgtgtgtgtgcctattagttagttagtgtgtgtgtgtgcctattagttagtgtgtgtgtgtgtgtctattagttagtgtgtgtgtgtgtgtctattagttagtgtgtgtgtgtgtgtttctattagttagtgtgtgtatctgtgcctattagttagtgtgtgtgtgtgtgtgtgtgtgtgcctattagttagtgtgtgtgtgtgtgtgtgtgcctattag from Oncorhynchus nerka isolate Pitt River unplaced genomic scaffold, Oner_Uvic_2.0 unplaced_scaffold_6446, whole genome shotgun sequence includes these protein-coding regions:
- the LOC115124185 gene encoding transportin-2-like, which produces MEWQPDEQGLQQVLQLLKDSQSPDTATQRAVQEKLEQLNQFPDFNNYLIFVLTSLKSEDEPTRSLSGLILKNNVKAHYQNFPPLVADFIKRECLNNIGDPSPLIRATIGKRERVCVCVLQSESGCVGG